CAATCGTCTGCAGCCATCTTGGTGGTGTGCAGATCACTGAATGATGAGTGATGGAAATTTGACAGGATGGAAACATACAATCTGTTTTAATTGTCCAAGTAACTTATCTGCGATTCACCCTGTCGTTATAACAGTAGTTATCTGCAACCACAGTTTCCACCAATGACTGGTAATATTTGTCTTCACAGTTTTTATGTTGATGAAGCATTAGCTGGAGCCAGACCAGCTGATTTGGCTTTTGATGGCACATGGTTGCAGTCCTCTACTTCACAGTGTGCTTCTTCCTGATGCGTCCTCTTTCACTTGCCGTTAGTAAGGGGTGAAGAGAATTGGCCCATGTGTGGTTCGTATGGGACCGGGGGCAGGCCTCAGCAAGCTGAGGGGTGTTCCTTGTAGGAGGTGGTGATGGGGATGAGGGTGGGGGGTCGGGCCAGGAGGACGGAGTGCCAGTTGATTGGAGGAAGCTGCCGCTGCCATTGCTGCGGCTACAGCCAAAGGACTAGGTAAAAGTCCAGCACCAAGACTTTTGGGAAGTTCCTTAAATAAAGTCAAAAAGAGTGAGTAATATTAGTTAAAACCTTAAAGTTCCTGTTGAAATTGGCTTAGGTCATCACAATGTCAGCAGTATAAAATCACAGTGATTATATATTTTGAATCAAAAGTGAGCATAACGTAATAATCAACAATAAGGACAACTTTGTTATGCATTATAATCTGATGAAAACCTTAAAACTGGGATGCCGATGGATTTGGACATTATGGTTGTTTTATAGAAGTTTTGATTGCATAACATCAAACTAGTTATAGACACTGCTCTCTTGTGTGTGTCACTCTGAAGAAAGTATTGTCATCAAATAGATGTGGCACAACTGTAGGTGTAGATGCATGATAGAATGATAACAAACAGAATCTACCATGAAGTCTGTGCGCTTCTTGTGACGGCTGAGCAGAGGATTAGGTTTCCCTGCCACCCCGTCCCGATGCCTCCGGCTTGATATATGCtttaacaaaaaggaaaaaatttgCATCCTGCATTACTTAAGACACCACTTCATTCAGGCTCAATGGGTTGGTAAGGGTGTCCCACCTGTTTTAGCTGCAGCTCTGAGTTGACTCTAACATTGCAGATCTCACAGTGGAAGGTACGTTCCTGAGTGTTGGGGTCAGAAGACAGCTCACCTCCATGCTCCGGGCTGAGTTTAGGACCCAGACGTGGGTAAGCTTTAATGGGTCCAAGTCCACTTCGAGCTTCCAGAATGGTTTTGTGCTTGGTACCTGGAAACAATCAAAAAGAATGTATAATCATAAAGATTGTAAGCGCTGAAGATAAAACACCAAATTATCAAGACATCTGTATAGGTtatcagttatccaggtcatacttatccaaagatgtttaaatcaatcaaccCTCTGCTCAGACAtcacaaaaagcacacagacTTTGTTGTAGATTCTTCAAGAAACCTTCTTAAAGTccaatggattgatttaaacagttttggataaCCAAATTATCAATTGCTGtcttgaggggaaaaaaatcatagtATCATAGTTATGTATgagtttatttcttattttgaatGGAAAGCTAAGTTCTCCATTACACTTCTACTTCCTGTAGTGTTTTCTTGTCATCACTTTTTGTCTCTGTGGTTCCTATGTCTCTATGTCAAAGCATTCACTACATTCTAGTGTCTTACCCTCTGagttttctctcttattttactgcactgttgtaCTCAActtatttttctcctcttctctctgtcaAGTGCTCATCATTGTCTTGTCACTCAGTACATTTAGTTTGTGTGATTCCTCCTGTCAGTCAGTTGTTATTGTCACAACACAGAATTGTTCCTCTTGTCACTCCCAGTGTCACTCTTTTCAAATATAATTCTGACTTCTGAATTCTGTCTACCTTGGATGTTCTCTTTGTCTCATATCTTAAGTGTCTTTGATTTGGATTTACTGTGACAATACCATTCAGCAATCTTATGAACTTTGATTTCTTTATACTGTCTATGGATACCATTGGCCTgtaaagcatttttttgttgttaaattaGAGGACTGCATCACCCTTGTCTTTGACTTGTGTTTGCACCTGAGTCATCTGGTAATACTGCCTCAAAACTCTGTTCTGCATGGATGGTGGGGAGTTCTAGATATTTAACCTCTCCCCACCGGCCAGTCAGGAGTGAAGAAAATgtttggatgagagatgaaacatcttcaagctttttctacaagtccagttgactttactTAACACAGAGATTCTCCACTCAGCTGTACTCCCAGTCAAGCCCTGCTGTTTTAAATGTTACCACCAAGTGTCAGTAATGTTACACCTTTAGTTTTTGAAGCCTGAATTGAagaacatgtacagtacataattGGTTGTAATGGACCGTGCCAAAGCATGTCTGAAGTTACTTGCATTACTGCTCTCTGCATAAAATTATTTGCAGAGGTTTATTTCAAGATTGTGCAAACTCTGTGATGTAGGCGGCTTAAACCATGTTGGATTTACCTTTGTTATGTGCCTCCAGTTGTGAGAGGGAATTAACAGCTACTTTGCACAGGGAACAATAGAGAAGCTTCTTGGCTTTCTCTTCTTCTGATTCTCCTGAAGAGGGACTAGGTGCTGGGGATGGGGTGTCTGGAAGACCAGCCACTGCAGTATCCACTGAAGCATTACTGAGAGCTGCAGAGGGTGAAGGTGAGGATGGCAAAAGTGTGTTGAATGGGGGCAAAAAAGGAGAATCGGCATCTGCTGGGCTTGTTGTGGGTGTTGGGAGGTGGCTATGGGTCAAAGTTGACTTATTGGGGTTGGAACAGGATTGAGTGTCATCTGTAAGCAACAAAAAATTTTCAAGTTATTAAAACATGTATAGACAGTCAACATATAGTAGTGCATTTATtagtaacaacacacacaacagctgtGATGTGCATCTGTGCAATTTTGcaacaaattgtgtgtgtgtgtgtgtgtgtgtgtgtgtgtgtgtgtgtgtgtgtgtgtgtgtgtgtgtgtgtgtgtgtgtgtgtgtgtgtgtgtgtttgtgtgtgtgtgtgtgtgtgtgtgtgtgtgtgtgtgtgtgtgcgtgtgtgtgtgcgtgcatgcatgcatgcatgcatgcatgcgtaTGTACGTGCGTGCACATAAGCTGCTGTTGATGCTCACCCTGTTTAAGATCGGGCTCAAAGCTGGATGTCAAGGAGCCTGGTGAGGTGGGTGAAGTAGTGGTGGGAGGGTGCTGCTTGtcagtttcttgaagatgagctGCTTTTGATGTTTCAATCCCCTTCACCCTCCGAGCATGGCGGTTCCCCTTGTAGTGGGCCTCTGCCTGGCTCTGGAGGAAGAACAGAAATAGTTACATGAAATCATGGAGTTGATGAaattcttttttccatttcttctaATTTGATTTGTTCACAATAAATGTAaagtgttttgctttctttgaCCTTTATTTTAGCTTAGGTAGGTGCTAGAGACCCATGAGGCAATGATGTATTAGTTTTAAGCCAGTGTCAACTAAAGGCTGGTTGGACATTTTGGAAGGAGAGAAAAATCACTATAGGTTGGCCAGAAAGAGAGATTGAggtgggaaggatgtgcaggaGGTTAGGGTTATTTAGGGtagagatggaaatgtgtttattgGTAGCAGTGATTAGAAGGGTGAAGTTAGAATGGCACTAACGAGAATGAAGAACAGGAATGCAGCTGGTCTAGATGAAattcctgtggaggtatggaaacATTAAGGAGATGTGGCTGTTTTTGAGAGGGTTGTTTAATAGAATTCTAGCGGGTGAGAAGATACCTGGGGAATGGAGCAAGAATGTGCTCCTGCCCGTTGTTAAGAACAAGGGTGATGTGTAGACTTGTGGGAGCAATAGAATGAGTCACACAATGGAGTTGTGGAATGAGTAGTAGAGGGTAGACTCAGGACAGAAGTGACAACTTTTGTGAGCACCAATATGCTTTCATGCCAAGAGTACCACAGGTGCATTATTTGCCTTGAGGATttgatggagaagtacagaAAAGCTCAGAAGGAGAATTGAGTCTTTGTAAATCCAGAGAAAGCCTATGACAGGGTATCATAGACGAACTGTGGTACTGCATGAGGAAATCTGGAGCATCAGACAAAGACAAGGACACCTATaagggcagcagaacagcagtgaggtgtgctgcaggtgtgacaggtagaggtgggactgatcagagatcagctctgagcccgcTCCTGTTTGCAGCGGTGATGGATAGGTTGACAGGTGAAGTTAGACtgccgtggtgcactggcgttgcacccggagtgtaccctgcctcacaaccCAAGTTGGCTGGGCTAGGCTCCAGCACTCCACAACCCACGACAGAGGATAAAGTgggtatggaaaatgaatgaatgaatgaagttagactggaatccccatggaccatgatgttcacagatgacattgtgatctgcagagAGCAGGTGaagaaacatttagaaaagtAGCACCATGGATTAGAAATGAGAGGAATAAAGGTTAgctaaaacagaatatttgtggATAAATGAGAGGAATGGAGAAGGAAGTGTGAGGCTGCAGGGAGAATAGTGAAGGTGGAGAACTTTAaatacttggggtcaacagtccagggcAATGCCAAGGgtggtaaggaggtgaagaaacagaCCCAAGCAGGCTGGAATAGGTGGAGGAAAGGGTCAGGTGTCTGATGTGACAGAAGAAtctctgctagaatgaagggCAAAGGTTACAGTGGTGAGGCCAGCCGTGATGTATGAATTAGAGACAATGCTGCTGTAAAGAAGACAAGAAGCTGAGCTTGAAGTgatggaaatgaaaatattgaggttctctctaggagtgaccaggttggataggatcagaaattaGTTCATTAGAGGAACAGCGGTGAGaatttttggagacaaagttatagagagcagacttcaatggtttggccacatccagaggagaggttgtgagtatattggtaaaaggttgttgggatggagctaccaggcaagaagaagaccaaagagaaggtggatggttGTAGTGAGGAAGACGTGAGAGCAGCTGGTGGTAGAGAGGAGGATTCTTAAAGGTTTATtgacttatttttctttgaGTTTTGGCTCGGAGAGGCATTTCAAATTCCCAAGTAGAACTTGACATTCATGAGACATATTGAACTCAAAGAGATCTGCACATGACAGTCACAATTTTCCTAAACATCTGTGAATACCTAGTCACTGCACAACAACCCAAACTGTAGAGTTACAATTCAGGGTAAATGctacagcaacacaaaacacacattgaaATGGGAAAGagctgttggtttttttgttttgtttttgttttgttttcatggtttttttctttactacAAATAGTCAACAAGAAATCAGAGCTATCTTTTACTCTACTACAGTAAAAGTAATGATGTAGGATACAGCATTGAGGCACACGACATTTCATAGTCATCACTATAGATTTTGTCTGTCCAATTTTTATCTTCTTCGAATACTTGTAAATGTCAACATacatatttaacattaacatttattaacagCCTTCATGAGCATTAACATTTACTTTGACAAGACAATAATTTGTCTATCTCCAGCTTTTCCTTTCCAAAAATAGTCAGGATGCTTTGCCCCTCAGTCCAACCCTGGAGACACCTTCCCAGAAGGAAAGTGGCATCTGTCCCATTTGGTTTATATgagcaataaaaagaaatttctCACAAGTTATTGGTGTTTCTGCCTCCTGTGTGTTCTTGTTGTAAAATGACACGCAGTTTGTCTGAGATGATCCAGGTAATGGTCTCAAATTGTGTAATATGTACAGGTACTGTAAGGTGTTGGTAAATGGCTGTTGAGCTGTTGGCCTAATAAGCTGATGACGCTGTCAGTGAAGACTGGCCTCTAGGTCTCCCTTCACTACTGGTATTATCTTCGAATTTTCTGAACTGGTGATAATGTTGAATAGTGGATTATGTGAATATGGTTCCAAGGATGTGGGAGAACAGTGACAGTTGACAGTCAGCAGCTGGGTGTTTGTGTTGATAAGCATGTTTTCACTTAAGAGGATCAGTATAAATTCATGAAATTGCAAATGTGTCGATGAGTTTACATCCCTGCAAGTCTTTAGTAGGGGTGTAGAGTTTGGCTGTCAGTTCATCAGAGTAGAGTGtaagttaagaaaaacaagggaTGTGTTATGTAACACAAGATTTGCATGAAATCAAGCATAATTTTCTGAAAACTTTTAGCTGACAATGATCATTAATCAGTAATCCTgccacaaaatataaaacattctcCATAGTATCAGCACATTTCATCTGATATGGGTTTATGAAGGTTTTTTTCATGCATTGTTTAAGGAACAGTAATGATTAGGTAACTAAAGTAAAAACTAGCAGTTAGTCAAATAATTTGTAGTTGTCAGAAAGTTATGTGCTACTGCCAAATCTTTTCTCCTTAATGAGTCTCGTTGTGGAATCTAGAAGTCTCCGTCTCTTCAACCAAAATATAATGCTGGCATCGGATGTGAATCACAAGGTTGAGAAATGCCCAATGATGGGAAAAAAGCACTCTCAAAGATCCACACTGGGAAAGGAAAGAGTGAGATGTTAACGCCCAAATATAGTCTTTGGAAGATCCTCTCTAACACAAGACTGTGTGTGACTGCATGTGTATGTAGAGAGGCCTGCTGAGATCAGATAGGTTGCATTATGTCAAGGCAAGGCGCGTGACAGGTCCATATCAGGGACTCTGTGGCATGGATGCTTCACTTAGGCAAATGGACCACTGGGATGTGTTCAGGATGCCTCTTTAAGCCTGGGATATTAACTGCTAATAAGAGTTACCTACACAGCCCTCATCCCAATTGGTAATGACAGAATGGCATATATAGCTCTGACTGTGTAACCCAACTCGTCTGTCTGCTGCTTTCCAAATCCGGGCAATTACACAAGGAGATGAGGCCCTACAATGCCACTAACAGGAGGTAGTTATGCTCAATGTTCCTTCGTTCTGCAGTTCACACTTTGGGCTACTGGACTTTGATGCTTTCTCTCTCCCTGTGACCTTCAGTATTTTAAAACAATCAATAGTGTGACATC
This sequence is a window from Antennarius striatus isolate MH-2024 chromosome 5, ASM4005453v1, whole genome shotgun sequence. Protein-coding genes within it:
- the LOC137595417 gene encoding zinc finger protein 385A-like isoform X2, translating into MILGSISRPGPVPAFLRSPPVIPAPLDMKPFLQFPLESPHPANIGLFHNFNTMDPIQKAVMTHTFGPPMVKTKRPIISCNVCQIRFNSESQAEAHYKGNRHARRVKGIETSKAAHLQETDKQHPPTTTSPTSPGSLTSSFEPDLKQDDTQSCSNPNKSTLTHSHLPTPTTSPADADSPFLPPFNTLLPSSPSPSAALSNASVDTAVAGLPDTPSPAPSPSSGESEEEKAKKLLYCSLCKVAVNSLSQLEAHNKGTKHKTILEARSGLGPIKAYPRLGPKLSPEHGGELSSDPNTQERTFHCEICNVRVNSELQLKQHISSRRHRDGVAGKPNPLLSRHKKRTDFMELPKSLGAGLLPSPLAVAAAMAAAASSNQLALRPPGPTPHPHPHHHLLQGTPLSLLRPAPGPIRTTHGPILFTPY
- the LOC137595417 gene encoding zinc finger protein 385A-like isoform X1, yielding MWCSGSISRPGPVPAFLRSPPVIPAPLDMKPFLQFPLESPHPANIGLFHNFNTMDPIQKAVMTHTFGPPMVKTKRPIISCNVCQIRFNSESQAEAHYKGNRHARRVKGIETSKAAHLQETDKQHPPTTTSPTSPGSLTSSFEPDLKQDDTQSCSNPNKSTLTHSHLPTPTTSPADADSPFLPPFNTLLPSSPSPSAALSNASVDTAVAGLPDTPSPAPSPSSGESEEEKAKKLLYCSLCKVAVNSLSQLEAHNKGTKHKTILEARSGLGPIKAYPRLGPKLSPEHGGELSSDPNTQERTFHCEICNVRVNSELQLKQHISSRRHRDGVAGKPNPLLSRHKKRTDFMELPKSLGAGLLPSPLAVAAAMAAAASSNQLALRPPGPTPHPHPHHHLLQGTPLSLLRPAPGPIRTTHGPILFTPY